The proteins below are encoded in one region of Brachyspira intermedia PWS/A:
- a CDS encoding ATP-binding protein, whose amino-acid sequence MILNLNKFGKFKNKSFEISDNLTLFYGENESGKTTIFDSLMLLFSENKKTSSFAKQIKLRYGDDIDINTEPEIDESIKLHPQSYNNLYSIRQSEIIFEMSDSKKDSKDWESEIKKKLFASDIDVGKIISEIKAEHSGKSQTAIPAQLKNTKYRNEEIKEELNDLYSKANTEVNKKDKLKELDELLKETNSILKEKIDEYNKLNALREEKNKAKEKNNLLNINTMINEFNKKDQFIKENINLQKDHSKTINDLSGRIDASENKISYLKGKIESLQKSSEERNKTDYQSIMLRIDKAIKKIDALKEKNNKIPKIVFLAAVVLISALLSLYFKNPYWFLIILPSIPFLLIKEGKNDKFINDILDSLPELDIASDNLELSALKDILLRELAKIELILEKNDDEELDNYKKELEEAIINLENHQKELNNFFNKLNVKNKENYYEIKSNFDNVYKSTEELFKKLMIEAKKFGFKDIKTLEANCNRILKELDEKGVNPDDFNEMEMKALENKLRELEREINSIKENMNKVISNASYIQGELNSSDDVHKEIINLESEFAENNEEIKNLNKRKKALELLENMLSKINKKNDDIFNSLSNDAELLYNHITGKSLSDNGISMSGFDKNKIMVKDKQNEMRNVELLSSATKDAVYIAMRLSILSKIHETGRLILLDDPFITFDNNRTKEALSFMREYSKKYNIPIAIFTKDVFIRDIMKNYKEAIIHELSK is encoded by the coding sequence ATGATATTAAATTTAAATAAATTCGGAAAGTTTAAAAATAAATCTTTTGAAATATCTGATAATCTCACATTGTTTTACGGAGAAAATGAATCAGGTAAAACTACTATATTTGATTCTTTGATGTTGTTATTTTCAGAAAACAAAAAAACTTCATCATTCGCTAAACAAATAAAATTAAGATACGGCGATGATATAGATATAAATACAGAACCTGAAATAGATGAAAGTATAAAACTTCACCCTCAGTCTTATAATAATTTATATTCAATAAGACAAAGCGAAATAATATTTGAAATGTCCGACAGTAAAAAAGATTCCAAAGATTGGGAAAGCGAGATAAAGAAAAAATTATTTGCCTCAGATATAGATGTAGGTAAAATAATATCAGAAATAAAAGCAGAACATTCCGGAAAATCTCAAACTGCAATACCGGCACAATTAAAAAATACAAAATACAGAAATGAAGAAATAAAAGAAGAACTTAATGATTTATACAGCAAAGCTAATACAGAGGTTAATAAAAAAGATAAATTAAAAGAACTTGATGAACTATTAAAAGAAACTAATAGTATATTAAAAGAAAAAATTGATGAATATAATAAATTAAATGCTTTAAGAGAAGAAAAAAATAAAGCAAAAGAAAAAAATAATTTATTAAATATCAATACAATGATAAATGAATTCAATAAAAAAGATCAGTTTATAAAAGAAAATATAAATCTTCAAAAAGACCATTCAAAAACAATTAATGATCTAAGCGGAAGAATAGATGCAAGCGAAAATAAAATATCATATTTAAAAGGAAAAATAGAATCTCTTCAAAAATCTTCAGAAGAAAGAAATAAAACAGACTATCAAAGTATAATGCTTAGAATAGATAAAGCAATAAAAAAAATAGATGCATTAAAAGAAAAAAATAATAAAATACCAAAGATAGTATTTTTAGCAGCGGTTGTTTTAATATCAGCATTGCTTAGCTTATATTTTAAAAATCCATATTGGTTTTTAATAATACTTCCTTCTATACCTTTCTTACTTATAAAAGAAGGTAAAAATGATAAGTTTATAAATGATATATTAGACTCACTTCCTGAACTTGATATAGCATCTGATAATTTAGAACTATCTGCTTTAAAAGATATATTACTTAGAGAGTTAGCTAAAATAGAATTGATACTAGAAAAAAATGATGATGAAGAATTAGATAATTATAAAAAAGAATTGGAAGAAGCTATAATTAATTTAGAAAATCATCAAAAAGAATTAAATAATTTCTTTAATAAACTCAATGTAAAAAACAAAGAAAATTATTATGAAATAAAAAGTAATTTTGATAATGTATACAAAAGTACTGAAGAATTATTTAAAAAACTAATGATAGAAGCAAAAAAATTCGGATTCAAAGATATAAAAACATTAGAAGCTAATTGCAATAGAATATTAAAAGAGCTTGATGAAAAAGGAGTCAATCCTGATGATTTTAATGAAATGGAAATGAAAGCATTAGAAAATAAATTAAGAGAATTAGAAAGAGAAATCAATTCTATAAAAGAAAATATGAATAAAGTTATATCCAATGCTTCATATATTCAGGGAGAACTTAACAGCAGCGATGATGTTCATAAAGAAATAATAAATCTTGAGAGTGAATTTGCAGAAAACAATGAAGAGATAAAAAATTTAAACAAAAGAAAAAAAGCATTAGAACTTCTTGAAAATATGCTTTCAAAAATAAATAAAAAAAATGATGATATATTCAATTCTCTTTCAAATGATGCAGAACTTCTATATAATCATATAACTGGTAAAAGTTTATCCGATAATGGAATTTCAATGTCTGGATTCGATAAAAATAAAATAATGGTAAAAGATAAACAGAATGAAATGAGAAATGTAGAATTATTATCTTCAGCCACAAAGGATGCCGTTTATATAGCTATGCGTCTTTCTATACTTTCAAAAATACATGAAACAGGAAGATTAATATTATTAGATGACCCTTTTATAACTTTCGATAATAACAGAACAAAAGAAGCATTATCATTTATGAGAGAATATTCAAAAAAATATAATATTCCTATAGCAATATTTACTAAAGATGTATTCATAAGGGATATTATGAAAAATTATAAAGAAGCCATTATACATGAATTATCCAAATAA
- a CDS encoding NYN domain-containing protein gives MKRIGIYIDLENVSHLSYEVNFEQMFNNIFSFYKNNLKDKEILYSIKKAYGDAKSIKKYSKKLRDMHIDIIYSVPVNKAKNMADMISSIEAFEDFVINKKIDIVIFVSRDVDYTVVMDRLSRYGAIVGIVTVFDNAKRSIFKNSCNHIFKIEDYKLAEKHENETKKEENNIDKMEFLTFFYNRVLEIYNIQNTETVKMSISDICNKINEDFNFEKGKSAIEQTQFKKMKNVLKYLNNNGIETAINNDDFYINQINTFKNVMSKILNLTSNEISEKNFILAFKEIISNYEENAVISLANTMNEINKKFKIGNNSSAVKNTKFKKPSKFIDYIIKKDIPIELTNKGNAFIMKDKNKVLEIIETICNE, from the coding sequence ATGAAAAGAATAGGTATATATATAGACTTAGAAAATGTATCTCATTTAAGCTATGAAGTTAATTTTGAACAAATGTTTAATAATATATTTTCTTTTTATAAGAATAATTTAAAAGATAAAGAAATACTTTACTCTATAAAAAAAGCTTATGGGGATGCAAAATCCATAAAGAAATATTCTAAAAAACTAAGGGATATGCATATAGATATCATTTATTCTGTGCCTGTTAATAAAGCAAAAAATATGGCTGATATGATATCGTCAATAGAGGCATTTGAAGATTTTGTAATAAATAAAAAAATTGATATTGTGATATTTGTAAGCAGAGATGTTGATTATACTGTTGTTATGGATAGACTTTCAAGATATGGTGCGATCGTTGGAATAGTTACAGTATTTGATAATGCTAAAAGAAGTATATTTAAAAATTCATGCAATCATATATTCAAAATTGAGGATTATAAATTAGCAGAAAAGCATGAAAATGAAACTAAGAAAGAAGAAAATAATATAGATAAAATGGAATTTTTAACTTTCTTTTATAATAGAGTACTAGAAATATATAATATACAAAATACAGAAACAGTAAAGATGTCAATATCAGATATATGCAATAAAATAAATGAAGACTTTAATTTTGAAAAAGGTAAAAGTGCTATAGAACAAACACAATTCAAAAAAATGAAAAATGTTCTTAAATATTTAAATAATAATGGAATAGAAACTGCAATTAATAATGATGATTTTTATATTAATCAAATAAATACATTCAAAAATGTAATGTCTAAAATTTTGAATTTAACCAGCAATGAAATTAGTGAGAAAAATTTTATATTAGCTTTCAAAGAAATAATTTCTAATTATGAAGAAAATGCCGTTATTTCTCTTGCTAACACTATGAATGAAATAAATAAAAAATTTAAAATAGGAAATAATTCTAGTGCTGTAAAAAATACAAAATTTAAAAAACCAAGTAAATTTATAGATTATATAATTAAAAAGGATATTCCTATTGAACTTACTAATAAAGGAAACGCTTTCATAATGAAAGATAAAAATAAAGTGTTGGAAATAATAGAAACAATCTGCAATGAATAA
- a CDS encoding prephenate dehydrogenase, producing the protein MSNITVIGMGLMGGSLIKALKHSNQNYNIYAIDTNKENIDSALKEGYILKGYSNYDNIKEFIELSDIIMICTIPSIAIDIINKYKHLIDNNKILSDFCGVKTDIFNNTKDKKYVGLHTMAGKEKGGYINSSETLFKNSNAIIVNNENANENDINIIEKLSKDIGCNKITKTTAQKHDEMIAFTSQLMHIVACGIVNHDHFLPSLGFEGNSLGDHTRVGTIDANMWSELFLYNSDYLYDSLDKYIKCLDDFKKALKDKNRDELKKLMQHSNNTKKEWIDIKNNSL; encoded by the coding sequence ATGTCAAACATAACAGTTATCGGAATGGGATTGATGGGAGGCTCTTTAATCAAAGCATTAAAACACAGCAATCAAAATTATAATATATACGCCATAGATACAAATAAAGAAAACATAGATTCAGCTTTAAAAGAAGGTTATATATTAAAAGGATATTCTAATTATGATAATATAAAAGAGTTTATTGAATTATCTGATATTATTATGATATGCACAATCCCCTCAATAGCAATAGATATTATAAACAAATATAAACACTTAATTGACAATAATAAAATACTATCAGATTTCTGCGGAGTAAAAACTGATATTTTTAATAATACAAAAGATAAAAAATATGTAGGACTTCATACTATGGCAGGAAAAGAAAAAGGGGGTTATATTAATTCTTCCGAAACTCTTTTCAAAAACTCAAATGCTATAATAGTAAATAATGAAAACGCCAATGAAAATGATATTAATATAATAGAGAAACTCTCAAAAGATATAGGCTGCAATAAAATAACAAAAACAACAGCACAAAAACATGATGAAATGATAGCTTTTACTAGTCAGCTTATGCATATAGTAGCATGTGGGATCGTTAATCATGATCATTTTTTACCTTCTCTTGGTTTTGAGGGAAACAGTTTGGGAGATCATACAAGAGTAGGTACAATAGATGCTAATATGTGGAGCGAATTATTTTTGTACAACAGTGATTATTTATATGATAGTTTAGATAAATATATAAAATGCTTAGATGATTTTAAAAAGGCATTAAAAGATAAAAACCGCGATGAATTAAAAAAACTTATGCAGCATTCAAATAATACCAAAAAAGAATGGATTGATATAAAAAATAATAGTTTATAA
- a CDS encoding TM2 domain-containing protein yields MEVSDRSWVVTLLFAIFLPVHRFYVGKIGTGILYWLTAGGFGIWYIIDIVMILLDQFTDKEGRKLRK; encoded by the coding sequence ATGGAAGTTTCAGATAGAAGCTGGGTTGTTACATTGCTTTTTGCAATATTCCTACCTGTTCATAGATTCTATGTAGGAAAAATAGGAACCGGTATATTATACTGGCTCACAGCAGGCGGTTTTGGTATATGGTACATTATAGATATTGTTATGATACTATTAGATCAATTTACTGATAAAGAAGGAAGAAAATTAAGAAAATAA
- the thrB gene encoding homoserine kinase: MIMNKSQNKKLVTFKIPATSANIGSGFDSVGLALDLYNEIHIYSNDNSKKIEFEISGEGENEISKDNNMILDAMKLVYKRLKSKPDKGYIIKCINRIPLSRGLGSSSAAIIGGLLSANYILGNKLSIEDDILNMSVQLEGHPDNVSPAILGGIISGVVRKDEDFKYVKIKPPKDLKAIVAIPNFYLSTETARNALPKEITFKDAIFNISRAALLTSALSSNRLDLLEVATDDKLHQDYRAKFIPGLKDLFKNTKAAGAYSVTISGAGSSILSLVKNDEKIIKKVSEAMKSSFNKKKIDCEIKVLNIPQKGVIIK, translated from the coding sequence ATGATAATGAATAAATCTCAAAATAAAAAACTTGTAACTTTTAAAATACCTGCTACATCTGCAAATATTGGTTCCGGATTTGATAGTGTAGGGCTTGCTTTAGATTTATATAATGAAATACATATATATTCTAATGATAATTCTAAAAAGATAGAATTTGAAATAAGCGGAGAGGGTGAAAACGAGATATCAAAAGACAATAATATGATACTCGATGCTATGAAATTAGTATACAAAAGATTAAAATCAAAGCCTGATAAAGGATATATAATAAAATGTATAAATAGAATACCTCTTTCACGCGGACTTGGAAGCAGTTCTGCAGCTATAATAGGAGGACTTCTTTCTGCTAATTATATACTTGGAAATAAACTTTCTATTGAAGATGATATATTGAATATGTCTGTTCAGCTTGAAGGACACCCTGATAATGTATCGCCTGCAATATTAGGAGGCATTATTTCTGGTGTAGTTCGTAAAGATGAAGATTTCAAATATGTAAAAATAAAGCCTCCTAAAGATTTAAAGGCAATAGTTGCAATTCCTAACTTTTATTTAAGCACTGAAACTGCTAGAAATGCACTTCCTAAAGAAATAACTTTTAAAGATGCTATATTTAATATTTCAAGGGCTGCACTTCTTACTTCTGCATTATCATCAAATAGATTAGATTTACTTGAGGTTGCTACAGATGATAAACTTCATCAGGATTACAGAGCTAAATTCATACCGGGGCTTAAAGATTTATTTAAGAATACTAAAGCTGCCGGTGCATATTCTGTTACAATAAGCGGAGCAGGTTCTTCAATACTTTCTCTTGTTAAGAACGATGAAAAGATAATCAAAAAAGTTTCTGAAGCTATGAAAAGCAGTTTCAATAAAAAGAAAATAGACTGTGAGATAAAAGTGTTGAATATACCTCAAAAAGGTGTCATAATAAAATAG
- the thrC gene encoding threonine synthase — MKAWKGLLREYRKYLPITHQTPLITLHEGNTPLIKAERIGRDLDIELYLKYDGLNPTGSFKDRGMVMAVAKALEGRDTKAIMCASTGNTSASAAAYAARSGIDCIVVIPDGNIALGKLAQALMYGAKVIAIKGNFDEALKAVVDITNKYPITLVNSINPFRLQGQKTSAFEICDVLGKAPDYLAIPVGNAGNISAYWMGFKEYKENGNINNLPKMIGFEAEGSAAIVQNKIIENPQTLATAIKIGNPASWKLAVNAANESEGFIDSVTDDEILEAYKMLTMEEGVFAEPASAASLAGIIKSRKAGKINKGDTVVSVLTGNGLKDPDNAIKICNEPIKVDNNIEEIRKAIGI; from the coding sequence ATGAAAGCTTGGAAAGGACTTTTAAGAGAATACAGAAAATATTTACCTATTACGCATCAAACCCCATTAATAACCTTGCATGAAGGAAACACCCCTTTAATTAAAGCTGAAAGAATAGGAAGGGATTTAGACATAGAATTATATTTGAAATATGACGGACTTAATCCTACAGGTTCTTTTAAAGATAGAGGTATGGTTATGGCTGTTGCTAAAGCACTTGAAGGTAGAGATACTAAAGCTATAATGTGTGCTTCTACAGGAAATACTTCTGCATCTGCTGCTGCTTATGCTGCTAGAAGCGGTATAGATTGTATAGTGGTTATACCTGACGGAAATATTGCTTTGGGTAAATTAGCTCAGGCTTTAATGTACGGTGCTAAAGTTATAGCTATTAAAGGAAATTTTGATGAGGCTCTAAAGGCTGTGGTTGATATTACCAATAAATATCCTATTACTTTGGTAAATTCTATCAATCCTTTCAGACTTCAGGGACAAAAAACTTCCGCATTTGAAATTTGTGATGTTTTAGGAAAAGCTCCTGATTATTTAGCTATACCTGTTGGAAATGCTGGTAATATATCTGCATATTGGATGGGCTTCAAAGAATATAAAGAAAATGGAAATATAAATAATCTTCCAAAAATGATAGGTTTCGAGGCTGAAGGTTCTGCTGCTATAGTACAAAATAAAATAATAGAGAATCCTCAAACATTAGCTACTGCTATAAAAATAGGAAATCCTGCCAGCTGGAAACTTGCTGTTAATGCTGCTAATGAATCAGAAGGTTTTATTGACTCTGTTACTGATGATGAGATATTAGAGGCTTATAAAATGCTTACAATGGAAGAAGGTGTATTTGCTGAGCCTGCTTCTGCTGCTTCTCTTGCTGGTATAATAAAAAGCCGTAAAGCTGGAAAGATAAATAAAGGTGATACTGTAGTGTCTGTATTAACAGGAAACGGACTTAAAGACCCTGATAATGCAATTAAAATCTGCAATGAACCTATAAAAGTTGACAACAATATAGAAGAAATAAGAAAAGCTATAGGAATATGA
- a CDS encoding DNA translocase FtsK, with translation MGLFKRKLTIQKRAEQKKFEQRSENQNFDDYIQEEYENRNPFFDIMGFLCLLFAGILLLSYFSMNMEDLNSNNEIKNLLGIFGAYISSYSFLAFGFASYVIPAFFIYAGVNIILKNSTDRILISALSSSILMILLSILLNIFLGSLDFYNKGGMLGEFIGGSLVSIFGKTGAVMIVIAGLVITAIIFAKLSIMDLVNYFRNMMRNVDFEKIKDIEQKVVNGIKDLEIKSIKNTETSLQTDNKEKTYSRDYIPLFDTKEISELEFKTVPFIEKVENNNYSFDEKKYRENLLRRNNSVNSFFTKTDSFSKEAENLTNELKNMHFNGGININALENREEDLGLTLAEVVFGKEKANKNHPVRNSSMEMEDEFYRNYYNDFINKKKNEELEETENNDFNEFEGLDYNINYLKKSDFKRAAYDDSFNNYAKYNVEDQYIRANSVESYENYMYDYSNINNTNKEETNINENVEEEDSFEKLQRLVEENKRNKEIESNEIYEVHNNIDSIVETKKEEEKKEYVLTSNNVGNSINSSKKKKEAFEFGMGYASKREYNRADHIPNYNNHDNNNYIDSKIDEFDLDEEELYNADSNIEDIRLKTRIVSHENNINNENLLESNNNLNNALDNSIKEDNNIENHNNIIDTPILKESEEINETDKKIDNNETHINNAPQEEAGFINIESQKTVDTLKPMKSVIGTKSIKNFDSERIQSNFDTKYVDKHYKHPPFDLLNRSIPVNDGAMMESIKQTAMQLEHTLLDFNIEAKVTGVSRGPVITRYELEIASGIRVSKISNLTDNIALALASESVRIIAPIPGRSVIGIEIPNKVRNAVFLRDVLESTDFRQSKLDIPFVLGKGIYGNNVVSDMSEAPHLLVAGTTGSGKSVCLSTIILSLLYKFRPDELKFIFVDKKRVELSIYNGIPHLMSPVVSDEKKATIVLRYIVDIMEKRYERMERFFVRNVKTYNEKVRQLLKEGETEFNGEPLELFPYIVLVIDELHNLMVVASKEVEDLISRLAGMSRAVGIHLIIATQRPSADVVTGVIKANLPTRIAFQVPNKTNSRIIIDMSGAEQLLGKGDALFCASGSQMPDRVQGAFVSDNEVKKVVDYLSGQMSPMFDESLIAALEGSDADDKNTDEEDILDEELWEDAVQLVARTGKASASFLQRRLKIGYNRAARIVEIMERQGIVGPENGSKPREVLITLDE, from the coding sequence ATGGGATTATTTAAAAGAAAATTAACAATACAAAAAAGAGCAGAACAAAAGAAATTTGAACAGAGATCAGAGAATCAAAATTTCGATGATTATATTCAGGAAGAATATGAGAATAGAAATCCTTTTTTTGATATAATGGGTTTCTTATGTCTTTTATTTGCAGGTATACTTCTTCTTTCATATTTTAGCATGAATATGGAAGATTTAAACTCCAATAATGAAATTAAAAATTTATTAGGTATATTCGGTGCTTATATATCAAGCTATTCATTTTTGGCATTTGGATTCGCATCTTATGTTATACCTGCATTTTTCATATATGCCGGAGTTAATATAATATTAAAGAACTCCACTGACAGAATATTAATATCGGCACTATCATCTTCTATATTGATGATACTTCTTAGCATACTATTAAATATATTCTTGGGAAGTTTAGATTTTTATAATAAGGGCGGTATGTTGGGTGAGTTTATAGGAGGTTCTTTAGTATCAATATTCGGTAAGACTGGTGCTGTTATGATCGTAATTGCAGGACTTGTAATAACTGCTATTATATTTGCTAAACTTTCTATAATGGATTTAGTTAATTATTTCAGAAATATGATGAGAAATGTTGATTTTGAGAAAATAAAAGATATAGAACAAAAAGTAGTTAATGGAATAAAAGATTTAGAAATAAAATCAATTAAAAATACTGAAACTTCTCTTCAGACTGATAATAAAGAAAAAACATACTCTAGAGATTATATTCCTTTATTTGATACTAAAGAGATTTCAGAATTAGAATTTAAAACTGTACCATTCATAGAAAAAGTAGAAAATAATAATTATAGTTTTGATGAAAAAAAATACAGAGAAAATTTATTGAGAAGAAATAACTCTGTAAATAGTTTCTTTACTAAAACTGATTCATTTAGTAAAGAAGCTGAGAATCTTACAAATGAATTAAAAAACATGCATTTTAATGGCGGAATAAATATAAATGCATTGGAAAATAGAGAGGAAGATTTGGGACTTACTTTGGCAGAAGTTGTTTTCGGAAAAGAAAAAGCCAATAAAAATCACCCTGTTCGCAATAGTAGTATGGAAATGGAAGATGAGTTCTATAGAAATTATTATAATGATTTCATAAATAAAAAAAAAAATGAAGAATTAGAAGAAACAGAAAATAATGATTTTAATGAATTTGAAGGACTCGATTATAATATAAATTATTTAAAAAAGTCAGATTTCAAAAGAGCTGCCTACGATGATTCATTTAATAATTATGCTAAATATAATGTTGAAGATCAATATATAAGAGCCAATAGTGTAGAAAGCTATGAAAATTATATGTATGATTATTCTAATATAAATAATACAAATAAAGAAGAAACAAATATTAATGAAAATGTTGAAGAAGAAGATAGTTTTGAAAAGCTTCAGAGATTAGTAGAAGAGAATAAAAGAAACAAAGAAATTGAATCAAATGAAATTTATGAAGTGCATAATAATATTGACAGCATTGTAGAAACTAAAAAAGAAGAAGAAAAAAAAGAATATGTTTTGACTTCAAATAATGTTGGAAACAGTATAAACAGCAGTAAGAAGAAAAAAGAAGCATTTGAATTTGGTATGGGATATGCTTCAAAAAGAGAATATAACAGAGCAGATCATATACCGAATTATAATAATCATGATAACAACAATTATATTGACAGTAAAATAGATGAGTTTGATTTGGACGAAGAAGAGCTTTATAATGCAGATTCCAATATAGAAGATATAAGATTAAAAACTAGAATTGTAAGTCATGAAAATAATATTAATAATGAAAACTTATTAGAATCTAATAATAATTTGAATAATGCTTTAGACAATAGTATAAAAGAAGATAATAATATAGAAAATCATAATAATATAATTGATACTCCTATACTAAAAGAATCAGAGGAAATAAATGAAACTGATAAAAAAATAGATAATAATGAAACTCATATAAATAATGCACCTCAAGAGGAAGCAGGATTTATAAATATAGAATCTCAAAAAACAGTTGATACATTAAAGCCTATGAAATCAGTTATAGGTACTAAATCAATTAAGAATTTTGACAGCGAGCGTATACAGTCTAATTTTGATACTAAATATGTTGATAAGCATTATAAGCATCCGCCTTTTGATTTATTAAATAGATCAATACCTGTAAATGACGGTGCTATGATGGAGTCTATTAAACAAACAGCAATGCAGCTTGAGCATACTTTATTAGACTTTAATATTGAGGCAAAAGTTACAGGAGTATCAAGAGGACCTGTTATTACTAGATATGAACTTGAAATTGCATCTGGAATAAGAGTTTCAAAGATATCAAATCTTACAGATAATATTGCTTTGGCTTTAGCTTCCGAAAGTGTAAGGATAATAGCTCCTATACCGGGACGTTCTGTTATAGGAATAGAGATACCTAATAAAGTGAGAAATGCAGTTTTCTTGAGAGATGTTTTGGAAAGTACCGATTTCAGACAGTCAAAACTAGATATACCATTCGTGCTTGGAAAAGGTATTTATGGTAATAATGTTGTATCCGATATGTCAGAAGCTCCTCACTTATTAGTTGCCGGTACTACTGGTTCTGGTAAAAGTGTTTGTTTATCTACAATAATACTTTCACTTTTATATAAGTTTAGACCTGATGAGCTTAAATTTATATTTGTTGATAAAAAGAGAGTAGAGCTTTCCATTTATAACGGCATACCTCATTTGATGTCGCCTGTAGTTTCAGATGAAAAGAAAGCTACAATAGTATTGAGATACATTGTAGATATAATGGAAAAGAGATACGAGAGAATGGAAAGATTCTTCGTTAGAAATGTTAAAACTTATAATGAGAAGGTAAGACAATTACTTAAAGAAGGTGAAACAGAATTTAACGGAGAGCCTTTAGAGTTATTCCCATATATAGTGCTTGTAATAGACGAGCTTCATAACTTAATGGTTGTTGCTTCAAAAGAGGTGGAAGATTTAATATCACGTTTGGCTGGTATGAGTAGGGCAGTTGGCATACATTTGATTATAGCTACACAAAGACCTTCTGCTGATGTTGTTACTGGAGTTATAAAGGCTAATCTTCCAACTAGAATAGCATTCCAAGTACCTAATAAAACTAACTCAAGAATCATTATTGATATGTCAGGTGCCGAACAGTTATTAGGTAAAGGAGATGCTTTATTCTGTGCTTCTGGAAGTCAAATGCCGGACAGAGTACAGGGAGCTTTCGTTTCTGATAATGAAGTTAAAAAAGTTGTTGATTATTTATCAGGTCAGATGTCGCCTATGTTTGATGAGAGTTTAATTGCTGCTTTAGAGGGCAGTGATGCTGATGATAAAAATACAGATGAGGAAGATATACTTGATGAAGAGCTTTGGGAGGATGCAGTTCAGTTGGTTGCTAGAACAGGTAAAGCTAGTGCTTCATTCCTTCAAAGACGTTTGAAAATAGGATATAACAGAGCGGCAAGGATAGTAGAGATAATGGAGCGTCAAGGTATAGTAGGACCAGAAAACGGCAGCAAGCCTAGGGAGGTTTTAATAACTTTAGATGAATAA
- the uppP gene encoding undecaprenyl-diphosphatase UppP, whose translation MIKAVILGFVQAITEFLPVSSSGHLRITEYFLNFHAENILSFEVALHFGTFLATCLIFRKDIINAIVGFFSGLKDVKYASKNSEGFRISLMVIIASIPVAIVGLLLEQYLSNLDLQRIGLNLIITGSILLLTRKLDKNTYSNDLKDVFTMTYRNAFIIGLAQSVAIFPGISRSGMTISAALFLGLNRDLAGRFSFLISLPAIFGALLLSIKDIANFDITYALVGFFTAFVFGIIALKFLLSFLKKGKLFYFGFYCLIAGMAVFFYFLQV comes from the coding sequence ATGATAAAAGCTGTAATACTTGGTTTTGTTCAGGCTATAACAGAATTTCTGCCGGTTTCGAGTTCCGGTCATTTAAGAATAACAGAATATTTTCTAAATTTTCATGCGGAAAACATATTATCATTTGAAGTTGCACTTCATTTCGGTACATTCTTAGCTACATGTTTAATATTCCGTAAAGATATAATAAATGCCATTGTGGGATTCTTTTCAGGACTTAAAGATGTTAAATATGCAAGCAAAAATAGCGAAGGCTTTAGAATATCTTTAATGGTGATAATAGCTTCTATACCTGTTGCTATAGTAGGCTTATTATTAGAACAATATTTAAGTAATTTGGATTTACAAAGAATAGGACTTAATCTTATTATAACAGGTTCTATACTTCTTCTCACTAGAAAATTAGATAAAAATACTTACAGCAATGATTTAAAAGATGTATTTACTATGACTTATAGGAATGCATTTATAATAGGATTAGCTCAGTCAGTTGCAATATTTCCGGGTATATCAAGATCTGGTATGACTATAAGTGCCGCTTTATTTTTAGGATTAAATAGAGATTTAGCAGGAAGATTTTCTTTCTTAATATCATTACCTGCAATATTCGGAGCTTTATTGTTATCAATAAAAGATATTGCTAATTTTGATATTACTTATGCTTTAGTAGGATTCTTTACAGCATTTGTATTTGGTATTATAGCATTGAAATTTCTTCTTTCATTTTTGAAGAAGGGAAAACTTTTCTATTTCGGATTCTATTGTCTTATAGCCGGAATGGCAGTTTTCTTCTATTTTTTGCAGGTATGA